The DNA sequence agaggtttgaccactaaaaTCCGCTGATATtaatgtttggtagttagcggattgaaatagaggtctCGATCCAAAAATCTagttttgaaaaagctactttgaggagctttttaggttagaggttttggtttgtgtcaaaaaaagctaatcaatcagctatttaccaaacaattttacgACAAACTACTAATTCAATCCCCTAGTCAAAATATCtacttcaatcagctagtcaaaacatctaattcaatccgctaaccgctaattACCAAACTGGGCCGTAATCTTTTTTCTTCCTTTTGTCACTAGAAGGGAATGTAATCGTTTATTTAGGATTTTGAAAGACCTTAATTATGGAGACTATTTATGGGtttcaatttatgaaaaattgttTCTGCGGTTGTCATGTAATATTTCTTCATATGGATCACCTTGGATCTAGTGGCAACTGCTAATCCGATTAATTCCGTCTTTTTGATTTCTGGTCCTCCACTAATGCTTAGATCATTCATTAATTAGCTTTAAAACACCCATGACTACATTAACACACCAGCACGCAAATAAAAGTTGCATTACTTGGCATTTCACTTAAGCAACCGGCCACTCCAATTTCATATATAGGGACACTATTTTGTTGGTTAAGTTTGAGATCAAAGTTGATAGCTTCAATTAGAGACTAGTTGAAACTTAGAGACTAGTTGAAACTTGGGCAAATGATTTTGTATAGCGTTTATAGACATAGGCTCAAGATTATGAGTCATGAccagtgttgtgaaaagcgcgCCTAGGCGAGCGCCTAGGCGCAAAGCGAAGCAAAGCGCACCCTTAGCGCCTCATATATGTCGAGGCGAAGCAACTTCAATGAAGCGCACGCTTTTAGCCTTGAAGCACAAAGCGCGCTTAAGCACGAAGCGGTAGAAAAGCGCGCTTTAGCGAAGCTAAGCGCATAATAAGATATTTAATGTTATTGGGCCACTTTTAAGGCCCAAAAGTACTaacccataacaaaaaaaagaattttaagtactaacccataacaaaaaaaaaaagaattttaggCCCAAATAAAAAGTACTAGCCTGGAATTCTGCCTAtgaaacataaattttgaattttaatatttaattttaggatTGTTTTTCCCtctaaaagtattatttaatatattataaaggatacattaagttatttttggcttaaagtgtgatttaatatattatgaagtataaattatgttataaacctatatacatatatcctaaataataaataaaaaaaattgtaaaacatGCGCCTAGCTTCAAAGAAGCGCGCGCCTCGCTTTTGCGCTTTGCGCCTAGGCTCCAGAGAGTTTTGCGCCTCGATGCGCTTAATGCTTTCGATAACACTGGTCATGACTCATGAGAGAGGGAGTTTTTTAGAGATTCAAGGTTATGGAGATCTTTTCCAGGTTCAAGGTTACGAGTCTAGTCATATTCTTTTTGTATTAATGGTTACATTCCCAGGTTATGGAGATCTTTTCCGTTTGGTGAATAACAACCCAATTTATAACTTTGCATTTCCTTCAATTTTGGCTCTTAATAAGCTTTTACTAATTATTTAACCAAAATTTTTATAAGAGTAAAACTGTAAACCATGATTGtcaagtcgacgactagtcggcTACAAGTCGACATAGCAGAGAAAGTCAACCCACGACTTATTCAGTTTGGCGTTCATGGGTTTTACCCGGATCCGACCCGAAACACAATTACTCGACCCGAACTTAAAAGTTAGGGGTTTTTAATAGAACTTATGTGATTTTTAATTGAAACCTAAATGATCTTCATCTCCAACTGCCTTCATCTCATCTCCTTCATCTCTGATCTCATCCGAAGCGCTTGAGGGACGCAATTTTCCGAGGAGAGCTAGAGGTGATCCCACTCTTATTTATACTCGACGTGGAGCAAGTTCAACACAAGTTCAACCTATTGATGATTTTGGGGAAGTGGAGGATGAAAGACAATTTTCTTCTTCATGATGAGGACGTTGAAGATGGTTATGGTGTACCCCTGATGAGAATATTGGAGAGGGAGATGAAGATCATGATAATGAGAAGGATGACTATTGATGCATGATTGTGTTTGTTTAGTTTATTTGACTCTTTGATACATTATTGTGTTTTTATAGTTGTTTTCACTATATAACTTTGGTTACTTTAACTTACTATCTATTACTTATATTTGAACTATTGAATTGTATGTGTTAACTGTTAACTAATGTTATATATTATGATTACTctaaatatatgtatgttgACTATTTTATGACTAGTCGGATGACTTGTCAAATGTCAACTAATCAATTTGAAGGCACTTGAATGCCTAGGCTCGACTTGTCGACTTAACAAGCTTGTTGTAAACATTAAACAGGAAACTTCCATCAGTATCGGGTATTTTTAGAAGTTATCTCTACCTTAAAAAGGCCATATGCAGTAACAGCTTTGTggtttattaattcaagtatcaGTTTGGAGTCTTGGGACTGACTTCAATACAGAAAACATTGCAATTGCATAAAGGTCGATAGGTGTAAATTTCTTCAATTTTAATAGTGAGTAAAACAACAAAACTTCAGATTCAAAGATTATATCCTCCATGTTTTGTTGAAGTAGTGTCCACTTTCAGTGTATGTACTAAATCATCAAATTAGTGCTCAACATAACATATACTACATGAAACCATCATATAACAAATTATCTCTATATAAACTGTTTTCCAAACATATACTACATGAAAATATAACTTACCCAATCATAGTTCTTAGAAAGAAATTCAGCTACAGTCGATTTATGCCTCGTGCAAAGCTCCTGAAACAATCATTTTACAACAAAATCATGTATGGCAAGAGGCGATGTAACATAACAGATCAAAATGAATACCAAGCACAAAAAAGCCAAATCATTACATCATAAATACACAGTAAACATGCAATTATAtgcaacttgtaattttatcacAAAAAAAGATTTTGCTACAACTGGGAAGAGCACCAGGTCATTCCTCATTACGCCTTCATTGTGAAAGGACCGAGTTAGTGTTTCGAATTCCTATTTAAGAAAATATCCGAAGACCAAAAAAGTTAAGTATCACTGACTATTGACTACTTGCTAAAGGTAGCAACGGCCAGCCACTTATAACTAAAGTGATTGCAGAAGACGTGAAAACCCAAGCTATTCTCGTCCGTACAAAACAATGTTGGACTTGCACCAGGCACAGTGTAACATGAAGGTAATATTGGCATGAACATTGTTTTTGCTAATTATACAAATCTTTGGTTAAAGTAGGAACACACAAGATGTGCCTGTTTCTCTTTGGTATCTATATTTCAGGTAGATGCTGATAAATATTCCTGTTATAAAAGTAAATTTGACCCAATTATAACTTGCACCAGAACCAATAACTAAAGAATGGCAGTTtatataattatgcatgttGAATGAAAAATCAAGAATTACCACATTATGAAGGGGTTGTAGTTGTACGAGATTTTAGAAATTTAGAAAAACCAAAAAAAGTACAATTTGTAACATTTTCTTCTTATCAGAACTATATGATCAACTTCTACAATGTGTAAATTGGGaaggcaaaaaaaaattaagacgAAAGGATTCGAGACAAGTAGATGGATAAAAGCAGTTTATAAATAGCAACTCCACAcaataacattttttaaacAGTAACTATCATAGTACACACTCAACCTTAAAAGTTGCAGCAGCATCAGCagcaatatcaaaatttggaagttgtataatttcaaaaaacttcTTCATGTGCTCGGACTCCAAGACATACCTGCAAGATAAAGAAGGGATATTTAAAGATAAACTGAAAATGTGTCATCCACACCAAAAACGATTTTggcaaaaatttattttaattgataacACATCCTAGTAATGAGAAATATCCAACTTATAATCATTTCCATTTGCATCACGGAATGCCAATCTATCCTCAAAGAAATCATCACCAAATATCCACATGAACCTAATCACATAAAAGCCAGAAAAGCAAACATGTTTGAAATTGCTTCATAATCTCACCTCGCAACAACCTGATGGCGTATACATTCCCTTAGCATTGCACCATAGTGTAAAGCCATGTCGGGGTTTTCATAACTGAATGAAGAGCACAATTTAGAATTCGTTTAATTTACAtacatcagtaatcactctatTTAATAGCATCCTCAGAACACCAATCCTACTATGTTAAAATTCACAAGAGAAAACGGCAATAAATCCTATATCACCTCGATActgaaaaaataaatcatagcaTCAGCATTCAGCAGAATAGACATTAACAAAAGGTATACTTACTGCATCAACATAATTGATCAGAGGGAATAAGTGCATCAAATAAGCTTCTTTCCGAATTTAATAATTAACATTTAATAAATAGGATGCAAACTGTTCAACAAAGCTAAGTTTGTAAACTGCTTACCTCACTCATCAAACACCCCCAAATATGGAATAACTTAGGTTATCATTTTTAGTTTAACACTCAAGCAATTGAGAACAAATTTGTAACTGCAGCCAAATCTTACCCTGCTATCAGTATATCCATAAGATCGATATTTGCTTCCAAGTAATCACAAGCAATTAGTTTTGAATGAACTTGCTGTCTTTGCAAATTTGCAACAACCTGGGTGGCATCTTTGCGAGCCTACATAGAATCATCATTacgatataatattataatatatacaaggatgagaaagaaaaacctataaataattaattcaaatgCATGCAAAGGATCAAAAGAAAAACGGCAtggaagaaaaagtaaagttAATAATCATGTCACATGAATCCTCTCAGAAGGAAGGCAAATATTAACATTTACCTCCAAGTTTAATTTTGGAAGACATATGATCAACAAACGTAGTGTGTTCTCTCTAAAAAATTCTTGAGTCAACTGTGCACAAGCCTCCGGGACAGGCTCAGCCTCACTATTACCATAGAGGATCACCTTCATCTCTCGGAGGAGTTTACTTAACTCAGCCATCTGTTAAAGGGGCAACAATAAGGCATTCTTTtaacaataattattaaataagcaGGAAAATTTAACAAGAGCTAAATCAAAAACATATTGGTTCAAACAATAGCGACCAGAGCAATGCTTTGAAACTCAGATGCAACTTCAGGTTAGTAATTCCTTTGTTTGAGCTTTTCTTTTTGGTTTTAATGTCTATACCTGCAATCTATCTTGTGATTCTCATAACCCCAGATTCTGGGGTTATGAGAATCACAAGATTTCTGATTCAACCTTAAATTTAAGAGAAATAAGCAATCCAATCCAAAAAGGTAAATACTAAGAATCAAGCAATTATATACATTGCAGTGTCGGCAGGACTTGACAGAAAAAACAAAACGTAACATGTTTGTAAAGCACCAGTTAAATAACCGTTaggtttttcataaaaaataaatttccgcGTTATTCCCTATTAGTAGCTCATATGGGTGACAGCTAAAAAATGATTTCCAATTGGAAAAGTGTCAGTTAACCATTTAAGCACACACTAGTTTCTTCAAATCTGTCAGTACTTGATAAGATCAGGTGGTGTTGCTCTAATCATAGGTACTAAAAAGTAAGCACATTTCCGAGCAAAACCAATCCCGTCAGCACTACAATTTGAAGAACCATTTGCAACAACTTAACCGCCAACTCTGGAAACTAGAACAACCTCTAAATCATCAAAAATCCTTACAACCACCACAACATCAAACTTCAATCCAACTCGGGACAACACAACTAACCACAACACTTACCAAAAAGCACCATCACCAAACACAACAAACTAATTACTTTCAAACCAAAATTGCACACAATCCAAACAATgtcaaaacattaaaatctcaagATATTCACATCTTTCTTACGAATTCCAACTACACACCACTTacagaaaaacaaaatttcaCAACACAAACAGCTCAATCACAGCAATAATTAAAGTAGACTCTAATCCACATACACAATTTCACATAAACAATCTACAAACACcctcaaaatcaaatctttacCACAAAAACACTTGAATGACAGCAATTCAACTAATATTCACCAAAAAAAACATCAACGAAGCAAAATTATGAACCTTTTCTTCGCGCTTGCTAGTGCGAACCTCAGAAGCAGAGCGATCAGCAAAGATGAGGAGATCGCGAGTCTGCCGAACTATATCGACCGGAGTTTTAGGCTTAGACTTGAAAAGGCCCTTCATTTTCGCCGCCGACGAGAGAGTGTCCACTCGCCGCCGCGACTCAGCTAGGGTTCCACCGGACAAACAGATTCCTATTCTCTCTCTTTCACCGATCTCTATCTCCGTTCGGTGGTGGAAGTATAGATACAGCAAATGTGTATGTATCAGCAGGGGgtcatttattatataattttatttatttgtttgtttgtttatattaatttgCCGAATAGGTATATAGTGCGTGGATATATCCTTTTTGGGACAGAGAGAGATTGCTTTTGCAGGAGAGTCTCCCAGCCAAATCTTAGCCGTAGGATTGGGGTCGTGAAATACTCTCGTTTTTAATGGATATCAGCCGTTGATAGATTTtaatactccttccatcccaaattagacgagtcttttgctcatttcacacatattaaggagtATTAAATGGTTCTATTTTTTCCATCTTTACCCAAATTTATTGTGTTGTATTAAATGGTTGCTACTTTTTCCATCTTTACCCAAATTTATTGTGTTGACTTCTTTTGTATATTAGCTAGTGGTACAttggaaatgataaataagagaGGGTGAGAATGGAAGATTGTTGCTAAATATACATTGAAAAGTGAGAGGCTCAactattttggaataaaaaatttctcaaaaggatcatctaatttgggatggagagagtagattgtatttgattttaatttttgggaATGTCAAATAAATTGGCAGGTTAAAAAATTTGGACTTCATTTGAAATTGTGGATTTGATCATGTTTGAGAATTTGGATtttgatttcatttgaaatccaaacaTTCAGATATTAGCATAAATCTGAAAATccgaaatgacaactcaaatccgGTCATTTTAAATCCATGAAATGAAATGCACGCTTTTAAAACGCCCTTTAAAATACATTGAACAATTCCCCAAATTCCATTATTTtatgaagtgaaaaaaaaaatccatcaaaatttgaatcccatctgattttaatagattttaaataatctcaattgaatatcatcgaattttatagcataattttaaattctaattaattacaatcagattttatagcataatttaaaatttaaatgaatatcCCAAGATTCTgatacatttttaaattttgagttGGATACCACtgaatttcataattaaaaaaaatcttttaaagtcGTAATTGAATACACCTCTCCTTAggatattcaattaaaatttttaagaacttttttaattttcaaaatccagATATATTCGATTaagattctaaattttttataaaatcttaaaacAATCAATTAAGATATCCTAAAAAATATGATagtatttaatcaaaattttaaaatatgcttAAAAATCAGTGATATTTAGTtggaattatttaaatttcattaaaatctgTCATTAGATATaaattgatggatttttttttgaaatttataattgatGGATGTTATAGTATTGTGTATTTTGGGTTTTTAGAAATCCATATGTGTAATCCAGGAGATTTTGAAAggttatactttttttttgacaatgcaggcttatatgccttacaatttctaataattctcggggtTATACTTTGTAATCCTAAAGACTTTAAATCAATTATACAGCATTTTACCTCGCATTTGTTAGACttcatataaaatcataatagtTCATTTGATTGAACCCAATGATCAGTTGATAATGTAAAATTtcaatgacaaaaaaaattttaaatcattaatgGTATGGCGGTACAACACTTCTCGTGTTTGTTTACTTCTTCAAATCGTCGATTTTGATACTGATAAGATTGTTCATTAAGTTGAACTGAAAATAAATGATGATATGATCGGCAGTTATGTCGATGACAAAAGGATCTATTAAACTATTTCTTAAATGTATTTGAATCATTCCCTAGGCCGTAATGATATGTTAATTAGTATATTTATTCCAAAGTACTAAAACATTAATAATAACGACGTGGTTGGTATGAAATTATTGTGAGTGTCAATTGTCAAGCTACTATTTTCAGCGGAgatgtaggctggattactcggaaaatcattatcttcatttttaattttcagaaaatttgtATTCAAGTAGTTAACCAATCCGGAAACAAAGCGGCTAATTATTTAGctcgtttatttgtttttcaacctAGTTGCATGATCAGTTGGGAGTTTGTGCCGATTGAGTCTCTTTCAAAGTATTAATGAAATCCACtctaaattttgcaaaaaaaaaatcaatcgggaaaaatattttgtaagtTTAATCTtactcaattttttttgatttgaaAAATTGAAGATTTATAAGATATGAAATCTATTAGACTAATAAGTTTACGTAATATCTCgtataatattattgttaaatcTTGGCTAACAGATTGAAAAACATTCTACAAACTATCATATTTTCTATTCAAAGTGCGAAATAAGAAATATCTTCTCGTATAATATAAACTATCATATCTTCCCGTATAATATAAGGAATTTTAACAGATTTATAagtgttaaaatattttaagaataagAAATGATTAGGACGAAAGGTCATCTTTCGATATGAGAAGGGCGTGCGATAGTATCGAGTGGAGCTATTTAAGAACAAACATAATTAGGCTAGTTTGATTATATACATGGGTTGATCTTTTCATACAACGTGTTTTTAAAGTGTCTTACTCTTTTATAATTAATGTAGAACAATGTGATTTTATTCTATCAAGAAGAGAGATTCGTCAAGAAGATGAATTATCTTTGCATGTATTAATAATATGTATGGAGGGGTTTTAATTTGTTGAATGAGTTTGAACgaaaataaaagaatttaaGGTGCATGTAGTTTTGATAACAAAAGTCTATCT is a window from the Daucus carota subsp. sativus chromosome 8, DH1 v3.0, whole genome shotgun sequence genome containing:
- the LOC108200076 gene encoding putative MO25-like protein At5g47540; this encodes MKGLFKSKPKTPVDIVRQTRDLLIFADRSASEVRTSKREEKMAELSKLLREMKVILYGNSEAEPVPEACAQLTQEFFRENTLRLLIICLPKLNLEARKDATQVVANLQRQQVHSKLIACDYLEANIDLMDILIAGYENPDMALHYGAMLRECIRHQVVARYVLESEHMKKFFEIIQLPNFDIAADAAATFKELCTRHKSTVAEFLSKNYDWFFAEYNSKLLESSNYITRRQAIKLLGDILLDRSNSATMTKYVSSRDNLRILMNLLRESSKSIQIEAFHVFKLFAANQNKPPDIITILVANRSKLLRLFADFKLDKEDEQFEADKAQVVREIASLEPKG